The proteins below are encoded in one region of Macrococcus armenti:
- the dnaG gene encoding DNA primase: MHIDPELINEIQQKNDILDVVSQYVKLEKRGRNYIGLCPFHDEKTPSFSVSVEKQICHCFGCKKGGNVFQFLEQIESISFVEAVKILGERAGIEVQTHDDTPKADNTQSKMIEMHEAMAGYYHYVLKAIEQAEPALKYLHSRGFTDEQIAKEQIGYSPNVSTFTRDYLKNKGYDEALAYDAGLLSRNEETFSYFDRFRNRIMFPIKDFRGKVIGFSARSIDGSEPKYLNSPETLIFQKRNVLYHIDVARKPIRNQDEVILLEGFMDVLKLNEIGIQNAIATMGTALSREHVLQLKKLASNITLMYDGDRAGIDATLKIGKQLNQEGMNVFVVPMKLGYDPDEMITELGEDKFLTYLNHNKLNYVSFYMRHFIDEIKNNDLMYEKHLNNVIQDAKLMNSEHLQKKVLHEITELFNVDFDSLKFKVQKAPKAKHHIVTYEQEKLSRQLMAERTVLKYFMNDYMLFDQFSRHIDTSQFTSSAHQMIYDALKGYYMNEKDFSISAFLSHVPHDCHEICLKLDDMVVNDEPSVEEVNDYIYAFKDEPQQLEQLQNLKAQLSDAVRAQNHEKRAQIMREIINLQRQKKQ; this comes from the coding sequence TTGCATATAGATCCGGAATTAATTAATGAAATTCAGCAGAAAAATGATATTTTAGATGTTGTGAGTCAATATGTAAAATTAGAAAAGAGGGGACGAAACTATATTGGTTTATGTCCCTTTCATGATGAAAAGACCCCATCTTTCTCCGTTTCAGTAGAAAAACAGATTTGTCATTGTTTTGGCTGCAAGAAAGGTGGCAATGTGTTTCAGTTTTTAGAACAAATTGAGTCAATCAGCTTTGTAGAAGCGGTAAAAATACTGGGTGAACGTGCAGGGATTGAAGTTCAGACGCATGATGACACACCTAAAGCGGATAATACGCAGAGTAAAATGATAGAAATGCATGAAGCGATGGCGGGCTACTATCATTATGTGCTAAAAGCGATTGAGCAAGCAGAACCTGCACTGAAGTACTTACACTCTCGTGGATTTACGGACGAGCAAATTGCAAAGGAGCAAATTGGATACAGTCCGAACGTCTCAACCTTTACACGGGACTACTTAAAAAATAAAGGATATGACGAAGCACTGGCATATGATGCAGGGTTACTCAGTCGTAACGAAGAGACGTTTTCGTATTTTGACAGATTCAGAAACCGAATTATGTTCCCGATTAAAGATTTTAGAGGGAAAGTAATAGGGTTTTCGGCAAGAAGTATTGATGGAAGTGAACCGAAATATTTAAACAGTCCTGAGACACTTATATTCCAAAAAAGAAATGTCCTGTACCATATCGACGTCGCAAGAAAACCAATTCGTAATCAGGATGAAGTAATATTACTTGAAGGTTTCATGGATGTTTTAAAGCTGAATGAAATTGGTATTCAAAATGCAATTGCTACGATGGGGACAGCATTAAGTCGAGAGCATGTATTACAGCTTAAAAAGCTGGCAAGTAATATTACGCTCATGTACGACGGCGACCGTGCCGGAATAGATGCAACGTTGAAGATAGGTAAACAGTTAAATCAAGAAGGTATGAATGTATTTGTTGTTCCGATGAAACTAGGGTATGATCCAGATGAAATGATTACTGAACTTGGTGAAGACAAGTTTTTAACGTATTTAAATCATAATAAGTTAAATTATGTCAGCTTCTATATGCGTCATTTTATCGATGAAATTAAGAATAATGATTTAATGTATGAAAAACATTTGAATAACGTCATTCAAGATGCTAAACTTATGAATTCCGAGCATTTACAGAAAAAAGTATTGCACGAAATCACTGAATTGTTTAATGTAGACTTTGACAGTTTAAAATTCAAAGTACAAAAAGCGCCAAAAGCAAAGCATCATATCGTGACATACGAACAGGAGAAACTCTCACGTCAGTTAATGGCTGAGCGTACTGTATTAAAGTACTTTATGAATGATTACATGCTTTTTGATCAATTCAGTCGTCACATTGATACATCACAATTTACTTCATCAGCACATCAGATGATTTACGACGCGTTAAAAGGGTACTATATGAATGAGAAAGATTTTTCTATCAGTGCTTTTCTTTCACACGTCCCACATGACTGTCATGAAATTTGTTTGAAGCTGGATGATATGGTGGTTAATGATGAACCATCAGTCGAAGAAGTCAATGATTATATTTATGCATTTAAAGATGAACCACAACAATTAGAACAGCTACAAAATTTAAAAGCACAGCTCAGTGATGCTGTACGCGCGCAGAATCACGAAAAACGTGCACAAATAATGCGTGAAATTATTAATTTACAACGACAAAAGAAACAGTAG
- a CDS encoding pyruvate, water dikinase regulatory protein, translated as MKEIRLIIASDSVGETAELVTKACISQFNLLNNVIDTIRLPYIETTENIDEVINLAKEQESIVVYTLVKPNIRKYMYEQLQANNIKNVDIMGPLMSLLVETLDEHPLNEPGIVHKLDEDYFKKIEAIEFAVKYDDGRDVRGLSKADIILIGVSRTSKTPLSQYLAHKRYKVMNVPLVPEVDPPEQLFEIDPAKCIALKIDPAKLNKIRVERLAQLGLKNDANYAKDDRIHEELAYFNRIVDRIGCQVIDVSNKAIEETANEIIKIISKNEH; from the coding sequence ATGAAAGAAATTAGATTGATCATCGCATCAGATTCTGTAGGTGAGACTGCTGAACTCGTAACGAAAGCATGTATTTCTCAGTTTAATTTATTGAATAATGTTATTGATACAATTCGATTACCTTATATTGAAACTACAGAAAACATTGATGAAGTTATCAACCTTGCGAAAGAGCAGGAATCAATCGTAGTATACACATTAGTAAAACCGAATATTCGCAAATATATGTATGAGCAGCTGCAAGCAAACAATATTAAGAATGTAGATATTATGGGACCTTTAATGTCCTTGCTTGTAGAGACATTAGACGAACATCCATTAAATGAGCCTGGTATTGTACATAAGCTGGATGAAGATTACTTTAAGAAAATTGAAGCAATTGAATTTGCTGTTAAATATGACGATGGTAGAGATGTCAGAGGATTATCTAAAGCAGATATTATACTTATTGGTGTATCCAGAACTTCAAAAACACCTCTCAGTCAATATTTAGCGCATAAGCGTTACAAAGTAATGAATGTACCGCTCGTACCAGAAGTAGACCCACCAGAGCAGTTGTTTGAGATTGATCCTGCAAAGTGCATCGCCCTTAAAATTGACCCGGCTAAACTTAATAAAATACGTGTTGAACGTCTTGCACAGCTTGGGCTTAAAAACGATGCAAATTATGCAAAGGATGACAGAATTCACGAAGAGCTTGCATATTTTAATAGGATAGTTGATCGCATCGGATGTCAGGTGATTGACGTATCGAATAAAGCAATAGAAGAAACGGCGAATGAAATTATAAAGATTATTTCCAAGAACGAACATTAA
- a CDS encoding helix-turn-helix transcriptional regulator, with translation MIHIELNKRQEKIIQIVKNNGPITGEKIAEKLNLTRATLRPDLAILTMAGYLDARPRVGYFYTGKSSTQLLSASIKKFKVKDFQSIPVVIHEDISAYDAICTMFLEDVGTLFVTNHDNHLVGVCSRKDLLRASMGNQEIHNLPVHVFMSRMPNISVCVQDDLLIYAANLLIDKQIDSLPVVQKAGDHYEVTGRITKTTITRAFVSLIEDE, from the coding sequence GTGATTCACATAGAACTGAACAAAAGACAAGAAAAGATAATACAAATTGTTAAAAATAACGGCCCCATTACTGGTGAGAAAATTGCAGAGAAATTAAATTTAACACGTGCGACATTAAGACCCGATTTAGCGATATTGACGATGGCTGGTTATCTTGATGCAAGGCCACGTGTTGGTTATTTTTATACGGGTAAATCAAGTACGCAGTTATTATCAGCATCTATTAAGAAATTTAAAGTGAAAGATTTTCAATCAATCCCAGTTGTGATTCATGAGGACATTTCCGCTTATGATGCAATTTGCACGATGTTTTTAGAAGATGTCGGCACTCTATTTGTAACAAATCATGATAATCATCTCGTAGGAGTTTGTTCTAGGAAGGATTTACTGCGCGCTTCAATGGGGAATCAGGAAATTCATAATTTACCTGTACATGTATTTATGTCGCGCATGCCGAATATTTCAGTATGTGTACAGGATGATTTACTGATTTATGCTGCGAACTTACTGATTGATAAACAGATTGATTCACTCCCTGTCGTACAAAAAGCAGGCGACCATTACGAAGTTACAGGACGCATAACGAAAACGACGATAACACGTGCGTTCGTATCATTAATTGAAGATGAATAG
- a CDS encoding glycine--tRNA ligase, translating to MAEKNMETIVNLAKHRGFVFPGSEIYGGLANTWDYGPLGVELKNNVKRAWWQKFVQQSPYNVGLDAAILMNPKTWEASGHLSNFNDPMIDNKDSKIRYRADKLIEDYMHAQGDEHFIADGMSFDEMKKFIDEKGIVCPVSGTANWTEIRQFNLMFKTFQGVTESSTNEIFLRPETAQGIFVNYKNVQRSMRKKLPFGIAQVGKSFRNEITPGNFIFRTREFEQMELEFFCKPGTEIEWQEYWKNFAAKWLKDLGIKEENTKLRDHDEDELSHYSNATTDIEYKFPFGWGELWGIASRTDFDLKAHMTASGDDFSYHDQETNEKYVPYCIEPSLGADRVTLAFLCDAYEEETLEGGDSRTVMRFHPALAPYKAAILPLSKKLSPDAMKVYEALSADFAIDFDESQSIGKRYRRQDEIGTPFCITFDFDSLEDNQVTVRDRDTMEQVRMPISEVKAFLDEKIKF from the coding sequence ATGGCAGAAAAAAACATGGAAACAATTGTTAATCTTGCAAAACACAGAGGATTTGTCTTTCCTGGGAGTGAAATTTACGGTGGACTTGCAAATACTTGGGATTACGGTCCATTAGGTGTAGAACTTAAAAACAACGTGAAACGTGCATGGTGGCAAAAGTTTGTTCAGCAATCACCTTATAACGTAGGTCTTGATGCTGCGATTCTGATGAACCCAAAAACTTGGGAGGCAAGTGGTCACTTATCTAACTTTAATGACCCTATGATTGATAATAAGGATTCTAAAATTCGTTACCGCGCTGATAAATTAATTGAAGATTATATGCATGCTCAAGGTGATGAGCACTTTATCGCTGATGGTATGAGCTTTGATGAAATGAAAAAGTTCATCGATGAAAAAGGTATCGTATGCCCTGTTTCAGGAACAGCAAACTGGACTGAAATTCGTCAATTCAACTTAATGTTTAAAACGTTCCAAGGTGTTACTGAGTCGTCTACGAATGAAATTTTCCTGCGTCCTGAAACAGCACAAGGTATTTTTGTAAACTATAAAAATGTTCAGCGTTCAATGCGTAAGAAACTCCCGTTCGGTATCGCACAAGTTGGTAAATCATTCCGTAACGAAATCACACCAGGTAACTTCATCTTCAGAACGCGTGAATTCGAACAGATGGAATTAGAATTCTTCTGTAAACCAGGGACAGAAATTGAATGGCAGGAATACTGGAAAAACTTTGCTGCTAAATGGTTAAAAGATTTAGGTATTAAAGAAGAAAACACAAAACTGCGTGATCATGATGAAGACGAGTTATCTCACTACTCTAACGCAACGACTGACATTGAATATAAATTCCCATTTGGCTGGGGTGAATTATGGGGAATTGCGAGCCGTACAGACTTTGACTTAAAAGCACATATGACAGCAAGCGGAGATGACTTCAGCTATCATGATCAGGAAACGAACGAGAAATACGTACCATACTGTATCGAACCTTCACTTGGTGCTGACCGTGTTACATTAGCATTTTTATGTGATGCGTATGAAGAAGAAACGCTTGAAGGCGGAGATTCTCGTACGGTTATGCGTTTCCACCCGGCACTTGCACCTTATAAAGCTGCAATCCTACCATTAAGCAAAAAGTTATCACCAGATGCAATGAAAGTTTATGAAGCATTAAGTGCTGACTTTGCGATTGATTTTGATGAAAGTCAGTCAATTGGTAAACGTTACAGAAGACAAGATGAAATTGGTACTCCATTCTGTATTACATTTGACTTTGATTCATTAGAGGACAACCAAGTAACAGTTCGTGACCGTGACACGATGGAACAAGTTCGTATGCCAATTAGTGAAGTAAAAGCCTTTTTAGATGAAAAAATTAAATTTTAA
- the recO gene encoding DNA repair protein RecO: MLKKAVGIVIRRVAYGDNHLIITFLNEAGVKVALMARNARKSTKYGAGLDLFYENLFIFSQFKGMGTLSSVDTINSHYAIREDIYKLTYAQYTVELIDRALEDGESNPYAYKLLKSALSHMNDSDNARIIALLISVKCMPLYGYVPNFKYSTFDGNMTHKDFTAYSFKFNSVVTKEALIDDPHAIRMSNKSLYLLYMMSEVPIENLSSINIDGVLIDEMESLIFKMYDEFIGVYIKSRKIMEQMRRLDQTKK; the protein is encoded by the coding sequence ATGCTTAAAAAAGCTGTAGGTATCGTCATTAGACGCGTCGCTTATGGTGATAATCATTTGATTATCACCTTTTTGAATGAAGCGGGTGTTAAAGTTGCTTTAATGGCAAGGAACGCACGAAAATCAACGAAGTATGGTGCGGGATTAGATTTGTTTTATGAGAATTTGTTTATTTTCTCCCAGTTTAAAGGTATGGGGACGTTATCTTCAGTAGATACGATTAATAGTCATTATGCAATACGTGAAGACATTTATAAGTTAACATATGCACAATATACAGTAGAACTTATCGACCGTGCGCTTGAAGATGGTGAGTCTAATCCATATGCGTACAAATTACTGAAATCAGCATTATCACATATGAATGATAGTGATAATGCAAGGATTATTGCACTGTTGATCAGCGTAAAATGCATGCCGCTATATGGTTATGTACCAAACTTCAAATACAGTACTTTCGATGGTAATATGACGCATAAAGATTTTACTGCATATTCCTTTAAGTTTAATAGTGTAGTAACGAAAGAAGCGTTAATAGATGATCCGCATGCAATCCGTATGTCGAATAAAAGTTTATATTTACTTTATATGATGAGTGAAGTACCGATCGAAAATTTAAGTTCGATTAATATTGATGGTGTTTTAATTGACGAGATGGAATCATTAATCTTTAAAATGTATGATGAGTTTATCGGTGTATATATTAAATCCCGTAAAATAATGGAGCAGATGAGAAGGCTGGATCAAACAAAAAAATAA
- the era gene encoding GTPase Era → MSNEFKSGFVAIIGRPNVGKSTFMNKVLGQKVAIMSDKAQTTRNKVQGVLTTEQSQIIFIDTPGIHKPKHMLGDYMMKVAKNTLREVDAIMFMVNVEESIGRGDEFIIELLKNNRTPIFLVLNKIDKIHPDELIKEIEKYKDLLPFAEIVPISALQGNNVDHLVQVIEGYMPEGPMYYPKDQISDHPEEFIVAELIREKALHLTSQEIPHAIGVQVEKVVKESEERVHIEATIYIERESQKGIIIGKQGSMLKKIGQMARKDIEMLLGSKVYLELWVKVQKDWRNKPNFIRQIGYREDEY, encoded by the coding sequence ATGTCAAATGAATTTAAGTCAGGGTTTGTTGCGATTATCGGACGCCCGAATGTAGGTAAATCTACATTTATGAATAAAGTACTCGGTCAGAAAGTTGCGATTATGTCAGATAAAGCACAGACGACACGAAATAAAGTACAAGGTGTTTTAACGACAGAACAATCACAAATCATCTTTATCGATACACCAGGAATCCATAAACCGAAACATATGCTTGGCGACTATATGATGAAGGTTGCCAAAAACACGTTACGTGAAGTTGATGCGATTATGTTTATGGTAAATGTCGAAGAAAGCATTGGCCGTGGAGATGAGTTTATTATTGAACTGCTTAAGAACAATCGTACGCCAATCTTTTTAGTGCTGAATAAAATTGATAAAATACACCCAGACGAGCTGATTAAAGAAATTGAGAAGTATAAGGACTTATTACCATTTGCAGAAATCGTGCCAATTTCAGCTTTGCAAGGTAACAATGTCGATCATCTCGTTCAAGTAATTGAAGGGTATATGCCGGAAGGTCCGATGTATTATCCGAAAGACCAGATTTCAGATCACCCGGAAGAGTTTATCGTTGCAGAACTTATTCGTGAAAAAGCACTGCATTTAACGAGTCAGGAAATACCGCACGCAATCGGTGTTCAAGTTGAGAAGGTGGTGAAGGAATCTGAAGAACGTGTGCATATCGAAGCGACAATTTATATAGAGCGCGAATCTCAAAAAGGTATCATTATCGGTAAACAAGGATCGATGTTAAAGAAAATTGGTCAGATGGCACGTAAAGATATCGAAATGTTATTAGGTTCTAAAGTGTATCTGGAGTTATGGGTGAAAGTTCAGAAAGACTGGAGAAATAAACCGAACTTCATAAGACAGATTGGCTATAGAGAAGACGAGTATTAA
- the cdd gene encoding cytidine deaminase — protein MEFKQEWLEGVIRAQQKAHAPYSNFKVGAYLIAKDGKAFDGCNVENAAYGDCICAERTALVSAIADGYKPGDFEVLVITTDTDTPSSPCGSCRQVIKELCDDDMPVFLTNVKGDVIARTVDDLLPLGFSGKDLK, from the coding sequence ATGGAATTCAAACAGGAATGGTTAGAGGGCGTTATACGCGCTCAGCAAAAAGCACATGCACCGTACTCAAACTTTAAAGTTGGTGCTTATTTAATTGCGAAAGATGGAAAAGCATTTGATGGTTGTAACGTAGAGAATGCTGCATATGGTGATTGTATCTGCGCCGAGCGTACAGCACTTGTTTCAGCGATAGCAGATGGTTATAAGCCAGGTGACTTTGAAGTGTTAGTCATTACAACGGATACAGATACACCATCATCGCCATGTGGTTCATGCCGACAAGTGATCAAGGAATTATGTGATGATGATATGCCGGTATTTTTAACGAATGTTAAAGGTGATGTTATCGCACGTACTGTTGATGATTTATTGCCGCTCGGTTTCTCAGGAAAGGATTTGAAATAA
- a CDS encoding diacylglycerol kinase family protein translates to MKRFKHPLEGLIVLLRKDKNFLLHLIAALFVIIISVLFNITRTEWLFIIIAISAVLFMEVINTSVEYVVDLVTDEYHLLAKYAKDTASLAVLIASIMSLLIGMIIFIPYISKLF, encoded by the coding sequence ATTAAACGGTTTAAACATCCGCTTGAAGGACTGATTGTATTATTACGCAAAGATAAAAATTTTCTCCTTCATTTAATTGCTGCTTTATTCGTCATCATTATTAGTGTATTATTTAATATCACGAGAACGGAATGGTTGTTTATCATTATTGCTATAAGTGCAGTACTCTTTATGGAAGTAATCAATACTTCTGTTGAATATGTTGTAGATCTCGTTACAGATGAATATCATCTATTAGCGAAATACGCAAAGGACACAGCAAGTCTTGCAGTACTAATTGCATCCATCATGAGCCTGCTTATCGGTATGATTATTTTTATACCGTATATATCAAAGTTATTCTAG
- the ybeY gene encoding rRNA maturation RNase YbeY, translating into MLTVDFIDDNGQIDAKHLPEIERLLIFAASQEGIDEEAEVAVSFVDEEEIQAINKAYRNKDAVTDVISFALEEGEDDFEMPDAPRVLGDIIICVKRALEQSEEYGHSFERELGFLSLHGLLHLLGYDHMNEADEARMFGRQDEILNAFGLSRDA; encoded by the coding sequence ATGTTAACTGTAGATTTTATTGATGATAATGGACAAATTGATGCGAAACATTTACCTGAGATCGAACGATTACTTATTTTTGCAGCTTCGCAGGAAGGTATTGATGAGGAAGCTGAAGTAGCAGTTTCATTCGTTGATGAGGAAGAAATTCAGGCGATAAATAAAGCATACCGTAATAAAGATGCTGTAACAGATGTAATTAGCTTCGCGCTTGAAGAAGGTGAAGATGACTTTGAAATGCCGGATGCACCTCGTGTACTTGGCGATATCATTATTTGTGTGAAACGCGCATTAGAGCAATCTGAGGAATATGGACATTCATTTGAACGTGAACTTGGGTTTTTATCATTGCATGGTTTACTGCACCTGCTTGGTTATGATCATATGAACGAAGCAGACGAAGCGCGTATGTTCGGTCGTCAGGACGAAATATTAAATGCTTTCGGTTTAAGTCGCGACGCATGA
- a CDS encoding PhoH family protein translates to MSDIIRFDNINEAQAMLGNNDEYLNYLEEVYGVELHTRGQELTIHGDNEAVRKAEEVIISLLKIIQKGTTITLRDVQSAVQMSEKGTIHYLSDLYDEEITKDASGKSIRAKTMGQRLYVHQIKKNDLVIGIGPAGTGKTFLAVVMAAQSLRNGKVKRIVLTRPAVEAGESLGFLPGDLKEKVDPYLRPLYDGLHFVLGAEHTARLIERGVIEIAPLAYMRGRTLEDAFVILDEAQNTTQAQMKMFLTRLGFGSKMVITGDETQIDLPKGVKSGLIEAVQRLSHVKGIEVHHFDGADVVRHPLVGKIINAYEGDV, encoded by the coding sequence ATGTCTGATATCATTCGCTTTGACAATATAAATGAAGCCCAGGCGATGCTTGGCAATAACGATGAATATTTAAATTATCTTGAGGAAGTTTATGGTGTGGAACTGCATACCCGTGGTCAGGAACTTACGATTCATGGCGATAATGAAGCTGTGCGTAAGGCTGAGGAAGTCATTATAAGTTTGCTTAAGATTATTCAAAAGGGTACGACAATTACGTTGCGTGATGTACAGTCTGCTGTTCAGATGTCAGAAAAAGGAACGATACACTATTTAAGTGATCTGTATGATGAAGAAATTACGAAAGATGCATCAGGGAAGTCTATTCGTGCGAAGACGATGGGACAGCGATTATATGTTCATCAGATTAAGAAGAATGATTTAGTTATAGGGATAGGACCGGCAGGAACAGGTAAGACGTTCCTCGCTGTTGTTATGGCAGCTCAAAGCTTACGCAATGGTAAAGTTAAGCGTATCGTACTGACACGTCCGGCTGTTGAGGCGGGTGAATCATTAGGTTTCTTACCTGGTGACTTGAAAGAGAAAGTAGATCCATATTTACGACCGTTATATGATGGTCTGCATTTCGTTTTAGGTGCAGAGCATACAGCACGTCTTATTGAACGAGGTGTTATTGAAATCGCACCGCTTGCTTATATGCGTGGACGTACACTTGAAGATGCATTTGTAATATTAGATGAAGCACAAAATACGACACAGGCACAGATGAAGATGTTTTTAACACGTTTAGGTTTTGGATCTAAGATGGTCATTACAGGTGATGAAACACAAATTGACTTACCTAAAGGTGTTAAGAGCGGGTTAATTGAAGCGGTTCAACGCTTAAGCCATGTTAAAGGTATAGAAGTGCATCATTTTGATGGTGCGGACGTAGTACGACATCCACTCGTTGGAAAGATTATTAATGCATATGAAGGAGACGTATAA
- a CDS encoding PH domain-containing protein, with the protein MRYKSIVNSFQKLMLIIIIVLVSIAFYLNPVTSGVASLLLGSLLLFTLFREYYDIERNVLFITKGFERKAVNIRDIELINLVKVRDNILVELYGNEQKVVVKPKLTLEFIAHLKKVNPDIQIQNFNLADTMLNTA; encoded by the coding sequence ATGAGATATAAAAGTATCGTCAATTCATTTCAGAAATTAATGCTCATAATCATAATCGTTCTCGTATCCATTGCATTTTATCTGAATCCTGTTACAAGCGGCGTTGCATCACTATTACTTGGTAGCTTGCTGCTTTTTACGTTATTCAGGGAATATTATGATATAGAACGCAATGTTTTATTCATTACGAAAGGGTTTGAGCGTAAAGCGGTTAATATACGCGATATTGAGTTAATCAATCTTGTGAAAGTTAGGGATAATATTCTTGTAGAGCTTTACGGTAATGAACAGAAAGTCGTTGTGAAGCCGAAGTTGACGCTGGAATTTATAGCACATCTAAAGAAGGTAAATCCTGACATACAAATTCAGAACTTCAATTTAGCGGATACAATGTTAAACACTGCGTAA
- the floA gene encoding flotillin-like protein FloA (flotillin-like protein involved in membrane lipid rafts), producing MSGLIGIGIIAFIVIVFLMILFSFVPVGLWISALAAGVKVGIGTLVGMRLRRVSPRRVIDPLIKAHKAGLSLTTNQLESHYLAGGNVDRVVDAIIAAQRADINLPFERGAAIDLAGRDVLEAVQMSVNPKVIETPFIAGVAMNGIEVKAKARITVRANIERLVGGAGEETIVARVGEGIVSTIGSSHSHTSVLENPDMISQTVLGKGLDSGTAFEILSIDIADVDIGKNIGADLQTEQALADKNIAQAKAEERRAMAVAQEQEMKARVQEMRAKVVEAEAEVPLAMAEALKSGNIGVKEYYNLKNIESDTGMRNAINKMTDKNDDTPKK from the coding sequence ATGTCAGGTTTAATCGGTATTGGAATTATTGCATTTATCGTTATCGTCTTCTTGATGATATTATTCTCGTTTGTACCTGTAGGACTATGGATTTCAGCGTTAGCTGCAGGTGTTAAAGTCGGTATCGGTACACTTGTTGGTATGCGATTACGTCGTGTATCACCACGTCGCGTTATCGATCCATTAATCAAAGCGCATAAAGCTGGTTTATCATTAACGACAAACCAGTTAGAGTCACATTATTTAGCAGGGGGTAACGTTGACCGCGTTGTTGATGCAATTATAGCAGCGCAACGTGCAGATATTAATTTACCGTTTGAGCGCGGTGCTGCAATTGATTTAGCAGGCCGTGACGTGTTAGAAGCGGTACAGATGTCTGTTAACCCGAAAGTAATCGAAACGCCATTTATTGCAGGTGTAGCGATGAACGGTATCGAAGTAAAAGCGAAAGCGCGTATTACTGTACGTGCCAACATCGAGCGTCTTGTCGGTGGTGCTGGTGAAGAAACGATTGTAGCCCGTGTAGGTGAAGGGATTGTTTCTACAATCGGTTCAAGTCATTCGCATACGTCAGTATTAGAGAATCCGGATATGATTTCTCAAACAGTATTAGGGAAAGGTTTAGACTCTGGTACAGCATTTGAAATTCTGTCAATTGATATTGCTGATGTAGATATCGGTAAAAATATCGGTGCTGATCTTCAGACAGAACAGGCGCTTGCAGATAAGAATATCGCACAGGCGAAAGCAGAAGAACGTCGTGCGATGGCCGTAGCACAAGAGCAGGAAATGAAAGCCCGCGTACAGGAAATGCGTGCGAAAGTTGTGGAAGCTGAAGCTGAAGTACCACTTGCGATGGCTGAAGCGTTAAAGTCAGGTAATATTGGTGTTAAAGAATATTACAATTTAAAGAATATTGAATCAGACACTGGTATGCGCAACGCAATTAATAAGATGACAGATAAGAATGATGATACGCCTAAAAAATAA
- a CDS encoding NfeD family protein, producing MDFSLQNIILLLLMIVMTVSCIWQLYTPRISNAGIICVIASLLFFIMNLYHNDIEALAMILFAGGILLVILELFIIGAVIGILGMICIVVSFLLIGDNMLMMALFVSICIIIALIEWVIIVKFFKKRIPLFQQVVLHDSTNKESGYTSHDDRSYLVGQMAVCLTDLRPSGIIVHDDKRIDAVSEGAFIKKDTSVKIIEVEGTRVVVKSI from the coding sequence TTGGATTTTTCATTACAGAATATCATCTTGCTTTTATTGATGATCGTTATGACGGTGTCATGTATATGGCAACTTTATACACCGAGAATCAGTAATGCGGGTATTATTTGTGTGATTGCAAGCTTGTTATTTTTTATTATGAATTTATATCATAATGATATTGAAGCACTTGCAATGATACTGTTTGCAGGCGGTATATTACTCGTCATTTTAGAGTTGTTTATTATCGGTGCGGTGATCGGTATACTCGGTATGATCTGTATTGTTGTTAGTTTCCTGCTTATTGGGGATAATATGCTGATGATGGCACTATTCGTATCGATTTGTATCATTATTGCATTAATAGAATGGGTGATTATTGTAAAGTTTTTCAAAAAGAGAATTCCTTTATTCCAGCAAGTCGTGCTGCACGATTCAACGAATAAGGAATCAGGTTATACATCACATGATGACAGGTCATATTTAGTCGGGCAGATGGCTGTTTGTTTAACTGATCTAAGACCTTCCGGTATAATTGTGCATGACGATAAACGTATCGATGCTGTGAGTGAAGGTGCGTTTATTAAGAAGGATACTTCAGTTAAAATTATTGAAGTTGAAGGCACACGTGTCGTCGTTAAATCAATTTAA